One genomic region from Capra hircus breed San Clemente chromosome 18, ASM170441v1, whole genome shotgun sequence encodes:
- the C18H19orf47 gene encoding uncharacterized protein C19orf47 homolog isoform X1, with product MVSVTMATSEWIQFFKEAGIPPGPAVNYAVMFVDNRIQKSMLLDLNKEIMNELGVTVVGDIIAILKHAKVVHRQDMCKAATEAVPCSPSPLPGEIRRGASSAASRMITNSLNRDSPPGTPPRRPDTSTSKISVTVSNKMAAKSAKAAAALARREEESLSVPTKRRRVTAEMEGKYIINMPKGTTPRTRKILEQQQAAKGLHRTSVFDRLGAETKADTTTGNKPTGVFSRLGATPETDEDLAWDSDNDSSSSSVLQYAGVLKRLGRAPAKASPQPALAVKAKATSSAPTAAAPTLRRLALSSRPAPERKPEALSKVSIIQRLGKPALVPEAQDSQVTSTKSKSSAEVKVTIKRTLVGPRGSSSSEGLGAQMDHAGTVSVFKRLGRRTF from the exons ATGGTCTCAGTGACTATGG CCACTTCCGAGTGGATCCAGTTCTTTAAGGAAGCCGGCATTCCTCCAGGACCTGCTGTCAATTACGCTGTGATGTTTGTGGATAATAG AATCCAGAAGAGCATGCTGCTGGACCTCAACAAGGAGATCATGAACGAGCTGGGCGTGACCGTGGTGGGCGACATCATTGCCATCCTCAAGCATGCCAAGGTGGTGCACCGCCAG GATATGTGCAAAGCTGCCACTGAGGCGGTGCCCTgcagccccagccccctcccaggcgagattcGCCGAGGTGCTTCTAGCG CCGCCTCCCGAATGATCACCAACAGCCTGAACCGAGACTCCCCACCTGGCACTCCCCCCAGGCGGCCGGACACCAGCACCTCCAAGATCTCTGTCACCGTGTCCAACAAGATGGCAGCAAAGAGTGCCAAGGCTGCCG cagcccTGGCCCGCCGAGAGGAGGAGAGCCTGAGTGTTCCCACCAAGCGGCGCCGGGTCACCGCCGAGATGGAGGGGAAGTACATTATCAACATGCCCAAAGGTACTACCCCGCGGACCCGGAAGATCctggagcagcagcaggcagcaaaAG GTCTCCACAGGACATCTGTGTTTGACCGCCTCGGCGCTGAGACCAAGGCAGATACCACAACGGGGAATAAA CCCACCGGAGTCTTCAGCCGCCTGGGGGCCACGCCTGAGACGGACGAGGACCTGGCTTGGGACAGCGACaacgacagcagcagcagctccgtCCTGCAGTACGCCGGGGTCCTGAAGAGGCTGGGCCGCGCCCCCGCCAAGGCCAGCCCGCAGCCTGCGCTGGCTGTCAAAGCCAAGGCGACGAGCTCGGCGCCGACCGCTGCTGCCCCCACGCTGCGGCGCCTGGCCCTCTCCTCGCGCCCGGCGCCCGAGAGGAAGCCGGAGGCCCTGTCCAAAGTCAGCATCATCCAGAGACTGGGCAAGCCCGCCCTCGTGCCTGAGGCCCAGGACAGCCAGGTCACCAGCACCAAGAGTAAGTCCTCAGCTGAGGTCAAGGTCACCATTAAGAGGACTCTGGTGGGTCCCCGGGGGAGCAGCTCCAGCGAGGGCCTGGGTGCCCAGATGGACCACGCGGGCACCGTGAGCGTATTCAAAAGACTGGGCCGGAGGACCTTCTAG
- the C18H19orf47 gene encoding uncharacterized protein C19orf47 homolog isoform X3 has product MVSVTMATSEWIQFFKEAGIPPGPAVNYAVMFVDNRIQKSMLLDLNKEIMNELGVTVVGDIIAILKHAKVVHRQDMCKAATEAVPCSPSPLPGEIRRGASSAASRMITNSLNRDSPPGTPPRRPDTSTSKISVTVSNKMAAKSAKAAALARREEESLSVPTKRRRVTAEMEGKYIINMPKGTTPRTRKILEQQQAAKGLHRTSVFDRLGAETKADTTTGNKPTGVFSRLGATPETDEDLAWDSDNDSSSSSVLQYAGVLKRLGRAPAKASPQPALAVKAKATSSAPTAAAPTLRRLALSSRPAPERKPEALSKVSIIQRLGKPALVPEAQDSQVTSTKSPTVRCVLPDPPAPPASQRRPRRRWRRASRDC; this is encoded by the exons ATGGTCTCAGTGACTATGG CCACTTCCGAGTGGATCCAGTTCTTTAAGGAAGCCGGCATTCCTCCAGGACCTGCTGTCAATTACGCTGTGATGTTTGTGGATAATAG AATCCAGAAGAGCATGCTGCTGGACCTCAACAAGGAGATCATGAACGAGCTGGGCGTGACCGTGGTGGGCGACATCATTGCCATCCTCAAGCATGCCAAGGTGGTGCACCGCCAG GATATGTGCAAAGCTGCCACTGAGGCGGTGCCCTgcagccccagccccctcccaggcgagattcGCCGAGGTGCTTCTAGCG CCGCCTCCCGAATGATCACCAACAGCCTGAACCGAGACTCCCCACCTGGCACTCCCCCCAGGCGGCCGGACACCAGCACCTCCAAGATCTCTGTCACCGTGTCCAACAAGATGGCAGCAAAGAGTGCCAAGGCTGCCG cccTGGCCCGCCGAGAGGAGGAGAGCCTGAGTGTTCCCACCAAGCGGCGCCGGGTCACCGCCGAGATGGAGGGGAAGTACATTATCAACATGCCCAAAGGTACTACCCCGCGGACCCGGAAGATCctggagcagcagcaggcagcaaaAG GTCTCCACAGGACATCTGTGTTTGACCGCCTCGGCGCTGAGACCAAGGCAGATACCACAACGGGGAATAAA CCCACCGGAGTCTTCAGCCGCCTGGGGGCCACGCCTGAGACGGACGAGGACCTGGCTTGGGACAGCGACaacgacagcagcagcagctccgtCCTGCAGTACGCCGGGGTCCTGAAGAGGCTGGGCCGCGCCCCCGCCAAGGCCAGCCCGCAGCCTGCGCTGGCTGTCAAAGCCAAGGCGACGAGCTCGGCGCCGACCGCTGCTGCCCCCACGCTGCGGCGCCTGGCCCTCTCCTCGCGCCCGGCGCCCGAGAGGAAGCCGGAGGCCCTGTCCAAAGTCAGCATCATCCAGAGACTGGGCAAGCCCGCCCTCGTGCCTGAGGCCCAGGACAGCCAGGTCACCAGCACCAAGA GCCCGACTGTCCGCTGCGTCCTGCCTGACCCTCCTGCACCTCCGGCCTCCCAGCGGCGCCCTCGTCGGCGGTGGCGTCGAGCCAGTAGAGACTGTTAG
- the C18H19orf47 gene encoding uncharacterized protein C19orf47 homolog isoform X2 — MVSVTMATSEWIQFFKEAGIPPGPAVNYAVMFVDNRIQKSMLLDLNKEIMNELGVTVVGDIIAILKHAKVVHRQDMCKAATEAVPCSPSPLPGEIRRGASSAASRMITNSLNRDSPPGTPPRRPDTSTSKISVTVSNKMAAKSAKAAAALARREEESLSVPTKRRRVTAEMEGKYIINMPKGTTPRTRKILEQQQAAKGLHRTSVFDRLGAETKADTTTGNKPTGVFSRLGATPETDEDLAWDSDNDSSSSSVLQYAGVLKRLGRAPAKASPQPALAVKAKATSSAPTAAAPTLRRLALSSRPAPERKPEALSKVSIIQRLGKPALVPEAQDSQVTSTKSPTVRCVLPDPPAPPASQRRPRRRWRRASRDC, encoded by the exons ATGGTCTCAGTGACTATGG CCACTTCCGAGTGGATCCAGTTCTTTAAGGAAGCCGGCATTCCTCCAGGACCTGCTGTCAATTACGCTGTGATGTTTGTGGATAATAG AATCCAGAAGAGCATGCTGCTGGACCTCAACAAGGAGATCATGAACGAGCTGGGCGTGACCGTGGTGGGCGACATCATTGCCATCCTCAAGCATGCCAAGGTGGTGCACCGCCAG GATATGTGCAAAGCTGCCACTGAGGCGGTGCCCTgcagccccagccccctcccaggcgagattcGCCGAGGTGCTTCTAGCG CCGCCTCCCGAATGATCACCAACAGCCTGAACCGAGACTCCCCACCTGGCACTCCCCCCAGGCGGCCGGACACCAGCACCTCCAAGATCTCTGTCACCGTGTCCAACAAGATGGCAGCAAAGAGTGCCAAGGCTGCCG cagcccTGGCCCGCCGAGAGGAGGAGAGCCTGAGTGTTCCCACCAAGCGGCGCCGGGTCACCGCCGAGATGGAGGGGAAGTACATTATCAACATGCCCAAAGGTACTACCCCGCGGACCCGGAAGATCctggagcagcagcaggcagcaaaAG GTCTCCACAGGACATCTGTGTTTGACCGCCTCGGCGCTGAGACCAAGGCAGATACCACAACGGGGAATAAA CCCACCGGAGTCTTCAGCCGCCTGGGGGCCACGCCTGAGACGGACGAGGACCTGGCTTGGGACAGCGACaacgacagcagcagcagctccgtCCTGCAGTACGCCGGGGTCCTGAAGAGGCTGGGCCGCGCCCCCGCCAAGGCCAGCCCGCAGCCTGCGCTGGCTGTCAAAGCCAAGGCGACGAGCTCGGCGCCGACCGCTGCTGCCCCCACGCTGCGGCGCCTGGCCCTCTCCTCGCGCCCGGCGCCCGAGAGGAAGCCGGAGGCCCTGTCCAAAGTCAGCATCATCCAGAGACTGGGCAAGCCCGCCCTCGTGCCTGAGGCCCAGGACAGCCAGGTCACCAGCACCAAGA GCCCGACTGTCCGCTGCGTCCTGCCTGACCCTCCTGCACCTCCGGCCTCCCAGCGGCGCCCTCGTCGGCGGTGGCGTCGAGCCAGTAGAGACTGTTAG